GGGCGAGGTCGTGGTCTTCCGCGACCCGGGCGACTGGCTGGCGGGACGGCCGGCGAAGCAGCCCACGACCGCGCAGAAGGCCCTGGGCTTCGTCGGCCTGATGCCCGCGGCCGGGGAGCAGCACCTGATCAAGCGCGTGATCGGCGTGGCGGGCGACACGGTCGAGTGCAAGGGCACGGGCCCCCTGAAGGTGAACGGCAAGCCCCTGACGGAGCCTTACGTCTTCCAGGGGAACACGGCCTGCAGCACGGTCCCGGAAGGCCAGTTCAAGGTCACGGTCCCCGCCGGCAGCCTCTGGGTGATGGGCGACCACCGCCAGGCCTCGCAGGACTCCCGCTACCACCAGGACGACCCCCGCGGCGGCATGGTCCCCGTGACGGACGTGGTGGGCCGCGCCGTCGTCGTCGCCTGGCCGCTCACCCACTGGTCGACCCTGCCGGTCCCGGACACCTTCGACCAGCCGGGCCTCACCGACGAGCGATGACACGCACCCGCCCGCGGCATCCTGCCGCGGGCACCGGCCCCTCCCACGGGCAA
The DNA window shown above is from Streptomyces vietnamensis and carries:
- the lepB gene encoding signal peptidase I — encoded protein: MSDLATEERSDAEGNPPDEAAPASGRTRKRRRPLWVELPFLAGIALALAFLIKTFLLQAFLIPSGSMQNTLQVDDRVLVDKLTPWFGSEPDRGEVVVFRDPGDWLAGRPAKQPTTAQKALGFVGLMPAAGEQHLIKRVIGVAGDTVECKGTGPLKVNGKPLTEPYVFQGNTACSTVPEGQFKVTVPAGSLWVMGDHRQASQDSRYHQDDPRGGMVPVTDVVGRAVVVAWPLTHWSTLPVPDTFDQPGLTDER